From the Thermoflexus sp. genome, one window contains:
- a CDS encoding sugar-binding transcriptional regulator, with protein MDDERLAEIASWYYEEGLDQAAIARRLGCSRSMVSRYLKEARARGLVEIRVRHPLKTDPLLAKALQGAFPLREALVLADPPSDPRSLLRRLGELGARALQQRLRPGIRIGVSWGTAVYEVVRAMPELPVSRAQVVQIIGALGAGDPMIDGPELARWLAEKLNAPVRHLHAPLLVEGEAVAQALRSERAIAETLDLARRVHVALIGIGSVDPRLSSLRRAGYLTESDLEALRAAGAVGDVLARALDAEGNLLDHPLNRRVIGLELEALRRIPTVIAVAGGVAKAPAIRAALRGGYLDVLVTDAEAAAAVLTLEGAMVYA; from the coding sequence ATGGACGACGAGCGGCTGGCGGAGATTGCGTCCTGGTATTACGAGGAGGGGCTGGATCAGGCGGCGATCGCCCGGCGGCTGGGCTGCTCGCGTTCGATGGTTTCGCGTTACCTCAAGGAAGCCCGGGCCCGGGGCCTGGTGGAGATCCGGGTTCGACATCCCCTCAAGACCGATCCCCTTCTCGCGAAAGCCCTTCAGGGCGCTTTCCCGCTTCGCGAAGCCCTGGTTCTGGCGGATCCCCCTTCCGATCCCCGTTCGCTCCTGCGCCGCCTGGGGGAGCTGGGGGCCCGGGCGTTGCAACAGCGGCTGCGCCCCGGGATCCGCATTGGGGTGAGCTGGGGGACGGCGGTATACGAGGTGGTGCGGGCGATGCCGGAGCTTCCCGTGAGCCGGGCCCAGGTGGTTCAGATCATCGGCGCTCTGGGCGCCGGCGATCCCATGATCGATGGTCCGGAGCTCGCCCGCTGGCTGGCGGAGAAGCTGAACGCTCCGGTCCGCCATCTCCACGCGCCGCTGCTGGTGGAGGGCGAAGCGGTGGCCCAGGCCCTGCGAAGCGAGCGGGCGATCGCCGAGACCCTGGATCTGGCCCGCAGGGTCCATGTGGCCCTGATCGGGATCGGCTCGGTGGATCCCCGGCTCTCCAGCCTGCGGCGGGCCGGCTATCTGACGGAATCCGATCTGGAGGCGCTTCGGGCCGCCGGGGCCGTAGGGGATGTGCTGGCCCGGGCCCTGGACGCGGAGGGGAACCTCCTGGATCATCCCCTGAACCGTCGGGTGATCGGCCTGGAGCTCGAGGCGCTGCGTCGGATCCCCACGGTGATCGCTGTGGCCGGGGGCGTCGCGAAGGCTCCCGCGATCCGGGCCGCGTTGCGCGGCGGCTATCTCGATGTGCTGGTCACCGATGCGGAAGCTGCTGCCGCTGTCTTAACTCTGGAGGGAGCGATGGTCTATGCATGA
- a CDS encoding GAF domain-containing sensor histidine kinase, translating into MVNWSPPFPIVGGIPLGGILALGLLGVYGLLVGGRLSGQSIGPGMGIALYEGLGLLWQGSWAIAVWEGAPPLMRFTAWNLAGFLLSFLPFAAWLWIWPFLGCSLPRYGRVGIGLAGGMALIAAVLPYRPETGRPLLTWWLAARWPGDPTLASWGVREVLWGIGTAVGLGKLGWTYRRTARPLHRNRLAYGLLGALLITLGEGLAWTPRADWIMLGWGIRAAGMGLIGVLSRLSELPSLQRIGRALVVFMFGWILQGSLIGGVLAGLRWIRDGHLALIPAGIEIALAALVVALMTMLLGWPLQQWLRRQLLPSVEDPAALVRGYAQSISNLLDMQQVARAAFAVLQGAFGLRQGWLILFEDQPSGGVEARAIAGLGEAPSEPGRLAPDSPILQAWQEGRPLTQYQIDFGAAFRGASEEERRWLQSLGVELFVPIRSQAVLLGCLALGARGGVAAYTSAEVDLLASIAEQTAAVLQNIRLVEDLRRLNLRLAELNEDLARTARRLEKLDRAKTHFIEIASHELRTPLTHIRGYADLLTEALGEQGEADETLGRILQGLRRSALRLEEIVNAMLDISQIDAEALSIYPISIQIPTLIRMAVEPLERAIAERRQRLILEPMEDLPVIYGDLTRLVQALRHIVQNAIKFTPDGGTITIRARSVPPEEGEGSAAYVEIAVQDTGIGIDPEDQALIFEKFYRVGPIELHSTGSVKFKGAGPGLGLPIARGIIEAHGGRIWVESPGYDETRCPGSTFYIWLPVAPRAGETPSRE; encoded by the coding sequence ATGGTTAACTGGTCGCCGCCGTTTCCGATCGTTGGTGGGATTCCGCTGGGTGGGATCCTGGCCCTGGGGCTGCTCGGGGTTTACGGGTTGCTGGTCGGGGGGAGGTTGAGCGGGCAAAGCATCGGCCCGGGGATGGGGATCGCGCTGTATGAAGGCCTGGGCCTGCTGTGGCAGGGAAGTTGGGCGATCGCGGTCTGGGAAGGAGCCCCTCCCCTGATGCGGTTCACGGCCTGGAACCTCGCGGGCTTTCTCCTCTCTTTTCTCCCCTTTGCCGCCTGGCTCTGGATCTGGCCGTTCCTGGGTTGTTCCCTCCCCCGTTATGGGCGGGTGGGGATCGGCCTGGCGGGGGGGATGGCGCTGATCGCCGCGGTGCTTCCCTATCGCCCCGAGACGGGGCGGCCCCTGCTGACCTGGTGGCTGGCCGCCCGATGGCCGGGTGATCCGACGCTGGCCTCCTGGGGGGTCCGGGAGGTCCTGTGGGGGATCGGGACAGCGGTCGGCCTCGGAAAGCTCGGGTGGACGTATCGGCGCACCGCCCGGCCGTTGCATCGGAACCGGCTGGCTTACGGGCTTCTGGGCGCCCTGCTGATCACGCTGGGGGAGGGTCTGGCGTGGACCCCCCGGGCGGACTGGATCATGCTGGGGTGGGGGATCCGGGCCGCAGGGATGGGTCTCATCGGGGTGCTCTCCCGGCTTTCCGAGTTGCCCTCTCTGCAACGCATCGGACGGGCGCTTGTCGTTTTCATGTTCGGCTGGATCCTGCAGGGCAGTCTGATCGGAGGCGTCCTGGCCGGGCTCCGATGGATCCGCGATGGCCATCTGGCGCTCATCCCCGCTGGGATCGAGATCGCCCTGGCTGCGCTGGTGGTGGCCCTGATGACCATGCTCCTCGGCTGGCCGCTGCAGCAATGGCTCCGACGCCAGCTCCTGCCCTCTGTGGAGGATCCCGCCGCCCTGGTCCGCGGGTATGCCCAATCCATCAGCAACCTGCTGGACATGCAACAGGTCGCGCGGGCCGCTTTTGCCGTGTTGCAGGGGGCTTTCGGGCTTCGGCAGGGGTGGCTGATTTTGTTCGAAGATCAACCCAGCGGTGGGGTGGAAGCCCGGGCGATCGCGGGCCTGGGGGAGGCCCCCTCGGAACCGGGCCGCCTCGCTCCAGACAGCCCGATCCTGCAGGCGTGGCAGGAGGGTCGGCCCCTCACGCAATATCAGATCGACTTCGGGGCGGCTTTCCGGGGGGCGAGCGAGGAGGAGCGACGCTGGTTACAGAGCCTGGGGGTGGAGCTCTTCGTTCCCATCCGATCCCAGGCCGTGCTGCTGGGCTGCCTCGCCCTGGGGGCGCGGGGCGGCGTGGCCGCCTACACCTCGGCGGAGGTGGATCTGCTGGCCTCGATCGCGGAGCAGACGGCGGCGGTGTTGCAGAACATCCGCCTGGTGGAGGACCTGCGGCGCTTGAATCTTCGCCTGGCGGAGCTGAATGAAGATCTGGCGCGGACAGCGCGACGCCTGGAGAAGCTGGACCGGGCCAAGACCCATTTCATTGAGATCGCTTCCCACGAATTGCGCACCCCTCTGACCCATATCCGCGGGTATGCGGATCTGCTAACGGAGGCCCTGGGGGAGCAGGGGGAAGCGGATGAAACCCTGGGGCGGATCCTTCAGGGGCTTCGCCGCTCGGCCCTCCGTCTGGAAGAGATCGTCAACGCTATGCTGGATATCTCCCAGATCGACGCGGAGGCCCTCTCGATCTATCCGATCTCCATCCAGATCCCCACCCTGATCCGCATGGCGGTGGAGCCTCTGGAAAGGGCGATCGCCGAACGCCGCCAGCGGCTGATCCTCGAGCCCATGGAGGATCTCCCCGTAATCTACGGGGATTTGACCCGTCTGGTGCAGGCCCTGCGTCACATCGTGCAGAACGCCATCAAGTTCACACCCGATGGGGGGACGATCACCATCCGCGCTCGATCTGTTCCCCCGGAAGAGGGGGAGGGATCGGCGGCGTATGTGGAGATCGCCGTGCAGGACACGGGGATCGGGATCGATCCGGAGGATCAGGCGCTGATCTTTGAGAAGTTCTATCGGGTGGGGCCGATTGAGCTCCACTCCACCGGATCGGTGAAGTTTAAGGGCGCGGGACCGGGTCTGGGGTTGCCCATCGCCCGAGGGATCATCGAGGCCCACGGCGGGCGGATCTGGGTGGAAAGCCCGGGCTACGATGAAACCCGATGCCCGGGAAGCACATTTTATATCTGGCTCCCCGTGGCCCCTCGCGCAGGAGAAACACCGAGCAGGGAATAG
- a CDS encoding LysM peptidoglycan-binding domain-containing protein has product MACGGLTFGIRKARRALIGWICLVGIACQARAAPEAPFPLGTPERLPAMSPPAVRTPTPDPPRAGVDPDRELYLVQAGDTLAALAPQFQTTVEAILTLNPGLDPQRLQVGQPLWIPVGVKAQGPALKLIPDSELVYGPAYRDFSTAEAIRRLGGYLSRYQEIVGGRVWTGIEMVEEVARNHSVGPRVLLTLLEMQSGWVRGEPADDRARLYPMGWQQPGYEGLYRQLNWAADRLNDGYYGFKGRHMWTIRFADGRRVRVADGLNAGTVAVQAFLAAVLPPEAWARAVGPSGFPAVYRALFGEPFRPGPAPSMPPEPAWQLPWGDGELWYFTGGPHGGWGNGAAWGALDFAPPDVEGCAISRYWARAVADGVVVRTGEGIVVLDTDGDGREETGWVMVYLHIAAEGRVPPGTRVRAGDPLGHPSCEGGFADAAHVHLARRLNGEWVPIEPGRPFRLGGWEALPSFALYEGTMVRGDEQKIACACKDELRNGIRAP; this is encoded by the coding sequence ATGGCGTGCGGTGGATTGACCTTCGGGATCCGGAAGGCGCGACGTGCGCTCATCGGATGGATCTGTCTGGTCGGGATCGCCTGTCAGGCCCGGGCGGCTCCGGAGGCGCCTTTCCCTCTCGGGACCCCGGAGCGTCTTCCCGCGATGTCCCCACCTGCGGTGAGGACGCCCACGCCGGATCCTCCGCGCGCCGGGGTGGATCCGGATCGGGAGCTGTATCTGGTGCAGGCGGGAGATACCCTGGCGGCTCTGGCCCCGCAGTTCCAGACGACCGTGGAGGCGATCCTGACGCTGAACCCCGGGCTCGATCCCCAGCGTCTTCAGGTCGGGCAACCGTTGTGGATCCCGGTGGGGGTGAAGGCCCAGGGGCCGGCGCTCAAGCTGATCCCGGATTCCGAGCTGGTGTATGGGCCCGCATATCGGGATTTCTCCACCGCAGAGGCGATTCGCCGGTTGGGCGGTTATCTGAGCCGCTATCAGGAGATCGTAGGGGGAAGGGTCTGGACGGGGATCGAGATGGTGGAAGAGGTGGCGCGCAACCATAGTGTGGGCCCGCGGGTGTTGCTGACCCTGCTGGAGATGCAAAGCGGCTGGGTGCGCGGGGAACCGGCGGATGACCGGGCCCGGCTTTACCCGATGGGCTGGCAGCAGCCGGGTTACGAGGGCCTCTACCGGCAGTTGAACTGGGCGGCGGATCGGTTGAACGATGGCTATTACGGCTTTAAGGGGCGCCACATGTGGACCATACGGTTCGCCGATGGGCGGCGGGTGCGGGTGGCCGATGGTTTGAACGCCGGGACGGTAGCGGTGCAGGCCTTCTTAGCCGCAGTGCTCCCTCCCGAAGCCTGGGCCCGGGCGGTGGGTCCCTCGGGGTTCCCAGCGGTCTATCGTGCGCTCTTTGGGGAACCGTTCCGCCCGGGGCCAGCGCCGTCGATGCCTCCGGAACCCGCTTGGCAGCTGCCATGGGGGGATGGAGAGCTTTGGTATTTCACGGGCGGGCCGCACGGGGGCTGGGGGAATGGAGCGGCGTGGGGCGCGCTGGATTTCGCGCCGCCGGATGTGGAGGGATGCGCCATCTCCCGCTACTGGGCGCGGGCGGTCGCGGATGGCGTGGTGGTGCGCACAGGGGAAGGCATCGTGGTTCTGGATACGGATGGGGATGGGCGGGAGGAGACCGGCTGGGTGATGGTGTATCTTCACATCGCCGCGGAGGGCCGTGTCCCGCCGGGCACTCGCGTTCGGGCGGGGGATCCCCTCGGGCATCCCTCCTGTGAGGGTGGGTTTGCGGACGCGGCTCATGTCCATCTGGCCCGCCGCCTGAACGGGGAGTGGGTGCCGATCGAACCCGGGCGCCCCTTCCGTCTCGGGGGCTGGGAGGCCCTTCCCAGCTTCGCGCTCTATGAGGGGACGATGGTTCGAGGCGATGAGCAGAAGATCGCGTGTGCGTGTAAAGATGAACTCCGCAACGGGATCCGGGCGCCATGA
- a CDS encoding thymidine kinase has protein sequence MDSMRTGWVEVICGCMFSGKTEELIRRLRRAQIARQQVQVFKPLLDTRYGTERVRSHNGLDIEAVPVPHARAILEHLHPGTTVVGIDEAQFFDWEIADVVQELAERGIRVIVAGLDMDFRGEPFGPMPLLMAQAEQVDKLHAICVVCGAPATRTQRLINGRPARYDDPVILVGGSETYEARCRRCHVVPRDSPDPR, from the coding sequence ATGGACTCGATGCGGACAGGCTGGGTGGAAGTGATCTGCGGTTGCATGTTCAGCGGCAAAACCGAGGAGCTGATCCGCCGGCTCCGCCGCGCCCAGATCGCCCGTCAGCAGGTTCAGGTGTTCAAACCCCTCCTCGACACCCGCTATGGAACCGAAAGAGTCCGCTCCCACAACGGCCTGGACATCGAGGCTGTCCCGGTTCCCCATGCCCGAGCGATCCTGGAGCACCTTCACCCCGGGACCACGGTGGTGGGGATCGATGAGGCCCAGTTCTTCGACTGGGAGATCGCCGACGTGGTCCAGGAGCTGGCGGAGCGGGGGATCCGGGTCATCGTGGCTGGTCTGGATATGGATTTCCGGGGCGAGCCGTTCGGGCCGATGCCGCTTTTAATGGCCCAGGCCGAGCAGGTGGACAAACTCCACGCGATCTGTGTGGTATGTGGGGCGCCGGCCACCCGGACCCAACGGCTCATCAACGGGCGGCCCGCCCGCTACGATGATCCGGTGATCCTGGTGGGGGGAAGTGAAACGTATGAGGCGCGCTGCCGCCGCTGTCACGTGGTTCCCCGCGATTCACCCGATCCCCGTT
- a CDS encoding ATP-binding protein — protein MRDGFRKPGVLQAFLSDPDPQEIAETLVAFANTDGGVLVIGVDAEGKAIGADPEEVEDALRQAMLRCRPPIQIRWELNEADGRTIILLHVPRSPELHSLDDGRVLIRRGAENRPLEGREIQQLAAMKSVGDYEAEVVPGATREDLDEAMIAEYLAKREARQRRPIAGGVEELLVEIGALTPSGQPTVAGILLFGKQPQRFLPQSGVVFVKYPGTTPHGEEGLPGYARREEIGGPLARVVEQAWKIVWDEMQVGAVVRGLEREERPEYPPFAVREAIVNAVCHRDYRLRGRRIEIRKFADRLEVSSPGGLPGHITLDNIVDEHYSRNPRIVSGLFYWGYIEELGLGIDRMIEEMVRAGHPQPKFIAQPYSFTVILYNRQERPPVPVGELPMNERQLKALQYIREHGRITNREYQQLCPGVSPETLRLDLADLVRRGILLKIGEKRGTYYILK, from the coding sequence ATGCGGGACGGTTTCCGCAAGCCCGGGGTGTTGCAGGCGTTTTTGAGCGATCCGGATCCTCAGGAGATCGCCGAAACGCTCGTGGCCTTCGCCAACACGGACGGCGGTGTCCTGGTGATCGGGGTGGATGCGGAGGGCAAAGCGATCGGAGCGGATCCAGAGGAAGTGGAGGACGCCCTCCGGCAGGCCATGCTCCGCTGCCGCCCCCCCATCCAGATCCGATGGGAACTGAACGAGGCGGATGGAAGAACCATCATCCTCCTTCACGTCCCCCGCAGCCCGGAGCTCCACAGTCTGGACGACGGTCGGGTCCTGATCCGACGGGGAGCGGAGAACCGACCCCTGGAAGGGCGGGAGATCCAGCAGCTGGCGGCGATGAAATCCGTCGGCGACTATGAGGCGGAGGTGGTCCCGGGTGCCACCCGGGAGGATCTGGATGAAGCGATGATCGCGGAATACCTCGCCAAGCGGGAAGCCCGTCAGCGCCGGCCCATCGCCGGAGGTGTGGAGGAGCTGCTGGTGGAGATCGGGGCCCTGACCCCCTCGGGGCAGCCCACGGTGGCGGGGATCCTGTTGTTCGGCAAGCAGCCTCAGCGGTTCCTCCCCCAGAGCGGCGTGGTGTTCGTCAAATATCCGGGGACGACCCCGCATGGCGAGGAGGGGTTGCCGGGATATGCGCGTCGGGAGGAGATCGGGGGTCCGCTGGCTCGGGTCGTCGAGCAGGCGTGGAAGATCGTGTGGGATGAGATGCAGGTGGGGGCCGTGGTGCGAGGCCTGGAGCGCGAGGAGCGGCCCGAGTATCCCCCCTTTGCGGTGCGAGAGGCGATCGTCAACGCGGTGTGCCATCGGGATTACCGGCTGCGGGGCCGTCGGATCGAGATCCGGAAGTTCGCCGATCGCCTGGAGGTCAGCAGCCCGGGAGGGTTACCCGGGCATATCACGCTGGATAACATTGTGGACGAGCATTATTCCCGGAACCCGCGGATCGTCTCGGGGTTGTTCTATTGGGGATATATCGAGGAGCTGGGCCTCGGGATCGATCGGATGATCGAGGAGATGGTGCGGGCCGGCCATCCCCAGCCGAAGTTCATCGCCCAACCCTATTCCTTTACAGTGATTCTCTATAATCGACAGGAGCGCCCGCCGGTTCCCGTGGGGGAGCTCCCCATGAACGAGCGCCAGCTGAAGGCGCTGCAATACATCCGGGAGCACGGGCGCATCACCAACCGGGAATACCAGCAGCTGTGCCCCGGGGTCTCCCCTGAGACGCTTCGGCTGGATCTGGCGGATCTGGTCCGGCGCGGGATCCTCCTGAAGATCGGGGAGAAGCGCGGGACCTACTATATCCTCAAGTGA
- the rpmA gene encoding 50S ribosomal protein L27: protein MAHKKGGGASRNGRDSESKRRGVKRFDGQFVRAGNILVRQCGTRIYPGKNVGMGRDYTLFALIDGYVRFEFTRGGRKRVSVYPEPVRPNDASPNGGDA from the coding sequence ATGGCCCACAAGAAGGGTGGCGGCGCCAGCCGCAATGGGCGAGATAGCGAATCCAAACGCCGTGGCGTAAAGCGGTTCGACGGCCAGTTCGTGCGGGCCGGCAATATCCTGGTCCGCCAGTGCGGCACCCGGATTTACCCCGGCAAGAACGTAGGGATGGGCCGGGATTACACCCTCTTCGCCCTGATCGATGGATATGTGCGCTTCGAGTTCACGCGCGGCGGCCGGAAACGGGTGAGCGTGTATCCGGAGCCGGTCCGCCCGAACGACGCGTCCCCAAACGGAGGTGATGCATGA
- a CDS encoding P1 family peptidase: protein MALRYHAITDVPGIRVGHAHDLKALTGVTVVLCEKGAVAGMDQRGGAPGTRETDALRPMHLVQEVHAVVLAGGSAFGLDAASGVMRYLEEQGVGFETPGGRVPIVPAAILYDLGIGDPRVRPDAAMGYAACQAATDGPVPEGNVGAGTGATVGKILGMQYAMKGGIGTACLEIGDGIRVGALVAVNALGDVVDPHTGAILAGARRPDGQGFADTMAVLRVLAGQVSLSFRRRIPENTVIGVVATNARLSKEEVNKVAQMAHNGLARTIRPAHTMLDGDTMFALATGEKEADVSIIGAFAAEAVAEAVIRAIRAAEGVPGIPAWRDFQ from the coding sequence ATGGCGTTACGCTACCATGCGATCACCGATGTGCCGGGCATTCGCGTGGGCCACGCCCACGATCTGAAGGCGCTCACCGGAGTTACGGTCGTGCTCTGCGAGAAGGGCGCCGTTGCCGGTATGGATCAGCGCGGGGGCGCGCCGGGGACGCGGGAGACGGACGCCCTGCGTCCTATGCATCTGGTTCAGGAGGTGCACGCGGTGGTGCTGGCGGGCGGCAGCGCCTTCGGCCTGGACGCCGCCTCCGGCGTGATGCGCTATCTGGAAGAGCAGGGGGTGGGGTTTGAGACCCCGGGCGGACGGGTGCCCATCGTCCCGGCCGCGATTCTGTATGATCTGGGGATCGGCGATCCCCGGGTTCGCCCGGACGCGGCGATGGGTTACGCGGCGTGTCAGGCCGCGACCGATGGGCCGGTGCCCGAAGGCAACGTGGGGGCAGGAACCGGCGCAACGGTGGGCAAGATCCTGGGCATGCAATATGCCATGAAAGGAGGGATCGGCACCGCCTGCCTGGAGATCGGAGATGGGATTCGGGTCGGCGCGCTGGTCGCGGTCAACGCCCTCGGCGATGTCGTGGACCCCCACACCGGCGCCATCTTGGCGGGCGCCCGTCGCCCGGATGGCCAGGGATTCGCCGACACGATGGCCGTCCTGCGCGTCCTGGCCGGCCAGGTTTCCCTGAGCTTCCGCCGGCGGATCCCTGAAAACACCGTGATCGGCGTGGTCGCGACGAACGCCCGGCTATCGAAGGAGGAAGTGAACAAAGTCGCCCAGATGGCCCATAACGGCCTCGCCCGCACCATCCGCCCGGCGCACACCATGCTGGACGGCGATACGATGTTCGCGCTGGCGACCGGCGAAAAGGAGGCCGATGTCAGCATCATCGGCGCCTTCGCCGCTGAGGCGGTGGCGGAGGCCGTGATCCGCGCGATCCGAGCTGCCGAAGGCGTCCCCGGGATCCCCGCATGGCGGGATTTTCAGTAG
- the pdhA gene encoding pyruvate dehydrogenase (acetyl-transferring) E1 component subunit alpha: MHDTPTVSALEVALDLPRERLIEWLYQMHLIRAFEETVEQLYAAGKMHGTMHLSIGQEAVAVGAIAALRPDDYITSTHRGHGHAIAKGQDIRAMLAELLGKETGVCRGRGGSMHLADLERGNLGANGIVAGGIPIAVGAGLSIRMQGQDRVVLCFFGDGAANHGNFHEGLNMAAIWRLPVVFLCENNQYAMSVPIRKAMAVPRVADRAAAYGIPGETVDGMDVLAVYRAVRTAVDRARRGEGPTLIEAITYRYKGHSKSDRQVYRTKEEVQAWMARDPIARFRAWLIAHGWLSEAEAAGIEAQARQVVEEALRIAEGDPEPRVDQLTEGVYAEDPHMPPLWIRQTFGPGTAVEPPPGTRELSYAEALREAMAQAMAADERVFLIGEDIGVYGGAFGVTQGLIERFGPDRVRDTPISENTIVGAGVGAALTGMRPIVEMQFMDFVTLAMEQTVLQAAKVRYMFGGKARVPLVLRLPGGSGTGAAAQHSESLEAWFVHVPGLKVVAPATPYDAKGLLLAALADENPVIFVEHKLLYRTRGPVPEEPYVVPLGRAAVRRPGRHVTVVAYSVMVLRALEAAERLAAEGIEAEVIDLRTLKPYDAETVIASARKTGRLLIVHEAPRLGGFGGELAAAIAQSEAFAYLEAPIVRLGGADVPIPYHPRLERAAVPQVEDIVEAARRLARLEI; encoded by the coding sequence ATGCATGACACACCGACGGTTTCCGCTCTGGAGGTCGCCCTTGATCTCCCCCGGGAGCGCCTGATCGAATGGCTCTATCAGATGCATCTGATCCGGGCCTTTGAGGAGACGGTCGAGCAGCTCTACGCCGCGGGGAAGATGCACGGCACCATGCACCTGTCCATTGGCCAGGAGGCGGTGGCCGTGGGGGCGATCGCCGCTCTCCGTCCGGATGACTATATCACCTCCACGCATCGCGGCCATGGCCATGCCATCGCGAAGGGGCAAGATATCCGGGCGATGCTGGCGGAGCTGCTGGGGAAGGAGACAGGCGTCTGCCGGGGACGGGGCGGGTCGATGCACCTGGCGGATCTGGAGCGGGGGAACCTGGGCGCCAACGGCATCGTCGCCGGCGGGATCCCGATCGCCGTCGGCGCGGGGCTCAGCATCCGCATGCAGGGGCAGGACCGGGTGGTGCTGTGCTTCTTCGGCGACGGGGCGGCCAACCATGGCAACTTCCATGAGGGCCTGAACATGGCCGCCATCTGGCGGCTCCCTGTGGTCTTCCTTTGCGAGAACAATCAATACGCGATGTCCGTGCCGATCCGGAAGGCGATGGCAGTGCCCCGGGTGGCAGACCGCGCGGCTGCCTACGGCATCCCCGGCGAGACGGTGGACGGCATGGACGTCCTGGCGGTCTACCGGGCGGTGCGCACGGCGGTGGATCGGGCCCGGCGTGGGGAAGGCCCCACCCTCATCGAAGCGATCACCTATCGCTATAAGGGGCATTCGAAGAGCGACCGCCAGGTCTACCGCACGAAAGAGGAGGTGCAGGCCTGGATGGCCCGGGATCCGATCGCCCGCTTCCGCGCCTGGCTGATCGCTCACGGATGGCTCTCGGAGGCCGAAGCGGCGGGGATCGAGGCGCAGGCCCGACAGGTCGTTGAAGAGGCCCTGCGGATTGCAGAAGGGGACCCTGAGCCCCGGGTAGACCAGCTGACCGAAGGGGTCTATGCCGAGGATCCCCATATGCCGCCCCTCTGGATCCGCCAGACGTTTGGGCCGGGAACGGCCGTGGAGCCCCCTCCGGGGACGCGGGAGCTCTCTTACGCGGAGGCGCTGCGGGAGGCGATGGCTCAGGCCATGGCTGCCGACGAGCGGGTCTTCCTGATAGGCGAGGACATCGGGGTCTACGGTGGGGCCTTCGGGGTGACCCAGGGGCTGATCGAGCGGTTTGGGCCGGATCGGGTGCGGGATACGCCGATCTCCGAGAACACCATTGTGGGGGCCGGGGTGGGGGCCGCCCTCACCGGCATGCGCCCGATCGTGGAGATGCAGTTCATGGATTTCGTCACCCTGGCGATGGAGCAGACCGTCCTCCAGGCCGCCAAGGTCCGCTACATGTTCGGGGGGAAGGCCCGCGTTCCGCTGGTGCTGCGGCTCCCCGGAGGCTCCGGCACAGGGGCGGCGGCTCAGCACTCCGAGAGCCTGGAGGCGTGGTTTGTGCACGTGCCCGGATTGAAAGTGGTGGCGCCCGCCACGCCCTACGATGCCAAAGGGCTGCTCCTGGCCGCCCTGGCCGATGAGAACCCGGTGATCTTCGTGGAGCACAAGCTGCTCTATCGAACCCGCGGGCCGGTTCCGGAGGAGCCGTATGTGGTCCCTCTGGGACGGGCAGCGGTGCGGCGGCCCGGGCGCCACGTGACCGTTGTGGCCTATTCCGTAATGGTGCTGCGTGCTCTGGAGGCGGCAGAGCGGCTGGCGGCGGAAGGGATCGAGGCGGAGGTGATCGATCTGCGCACCCTGAAACCCTATGATGCGGAGACGGTGATCGCCTCGGCGAGGAAGACCGGCCGGCTGCTGATCGTGCACGAGGCGCCGCGGCTGGGCGGCTTCGGGGGGGAGCTGGCCGCCGCCATCGCCCAGAGTGAAGCCTTCGCGTATCTGGAGGCGCCCATTGTGCGGCTGGGCGGTGCGGATGTCCCGATCCCCTATCATCCGCGCCTGGAGCGGGCGGCGGTTCCCCAGGTGGAAGATATCGTCGAGGCGGCCCGGCGGCTGGCACGCTTGGAGATCTGA
- the rplU gene encoding 50S ribosomal protein L21 produces MFAVVEIGGHQYRVKAGDQIQVEKLPLQAGASLEIDRVLMVGEGEQVRIGQPVIPEARVRATVLGHVKGEKIIVFKYRPGAKRYRRKQGHRQTYTVLRIDAIEAGVPASA; encoded by the coding sequence GTGTTCGCTGTGGTCGAAATCGGCGGGCATCAATATCGCGTGAAGGCAGGCGATCAGATCCAGGTCGAAAAACTTCCCCTGCAGGCCGGCGCCTCGCTGGAGATCGACCGGGTTCTGATGGTTGGGGAAGGGGAACAGGTTCGGATCGGCCAGCCGGTCATCCCGGAGGCCCGGGTTCGGGCGACCGTGCTGGGGCATGTGAAGGGAGAAAAGATCATCGTCTTCAAATACCGGCCGGGCGCCAAGCGTTACCGGCGCAAGCAGGGCCACCGCCAGACCTACACGGTCCTGCGCATCGACGCGATTGAAGCTGGCGTCCCGGCATCCGCATAA